A genomic stretch from Candidatus Bathyarchaeia archaeon includes:
- a CDS encoding methylenetetrahydrofolate reductase C-terminal domain-containing protein, with protein MIITEQKPFDEILKMLKPFSKIFIIGCGTCSTVVQTGGEEQVKQMAEKLRNAGKEIIGTAIVETPCDARILRRDTRNLKSTLESSDAILCMICGAGVQDIVEHLKKPSIPALNTKFLGIIEHIGEFYERCRACGECILYETGGICPIVRCPKGMLNGPCGGMYEGKCEVNGYKRDCAWILIYNRLKELNMLDIYRAYRPPRDNSKLNVQPREVIWVKT; from the coding sequence TTGATAATAACAGAGCAGAAGCCTTTTGATGAAATTTTAAAGATGCTTAAACCTTTTAGTAAGATATTCATTATTGGCTGTGGAACATGTTCAACCGTAGTTCAAACTGGTGGTGAGGAACAAGTTAAGCAGATGGCTGAGAAATTGAGGAACGCTGGTAAGGAGATTATTGGAACAGCCATTGTAGAGACACCCTGTGATGCAAGAATCTTAAGGAGGGACACACGCAACTTAAAGAGCACCCTTGAATCTTCAGATGCAATACTTTGTATGATTTGCGGCGCTGGTGTCCAAGATATTGTTGAGCACCTCAAAAAACCTTCCATACCGGCTTTAAACACGAAATTCCTTGGAATAATAGAGCATATAGGAGAGTTTTATGAGAGATGTAGAGCATGCGGCGAATGTATTCTTTATGAAACTGGTGGAATATGCCCCATTGTCCGTTGTCCAAAGGGAATGTTGAATGGTCCCTGCGGAGGCATGTACGAAGGTAAGTGTGAAGTTAACGGATATAAGCGTGATTGCGCATGGATTCTAATCTATAATAGGCTTAAGGAGCTCAATATGCTTGATATTTATAGGGCTTATAGACCTCCAAGAGACAATTCAAAACTAAATGTACAGCCAAGAGAAGTTATCTGGGTGAAAACCTAA